GCGCACCACCAGCGGGTTGGCCTGACCCTGTTCCAGCAGGCGAAACAGTTCGCTTTCCCTTGGGGCATTGATGCCACTGTTATTGAACAGGGCCAGGCTGCGCACATATTGGGGATGGCGGGCGGCGAGCAGCGCGGCGATATGGCCTCCCATGGAGTTGCCCACCAGATGGACGCGGCCCAGTTCCAGCGCGTCGATGAAGGACGCCACTCGCTCGGCCTGTGTGCCGACGTCGTAGCTGCCGGCGGGGCGATCGCTGTCGCCGAAGCCGGGAAGGTCCAGGGCGATGACGTGATAGCGGGGCGTCAGGTGGCGAGCGAAGCGCAGCCAGTTGTCCTTGTTCGCGGCGAACCCGTGAATCATCAGGACGGTTTCGCCTTTCGCCGGGCCGCCCTCGTAATAATGGATGCTAAGATCGCCTACCACCGTTCGCCGTCCTGACAGGCCGGCCAGATGCTGCTCCACCAGGCGCGCGCCGGTGGTCAGCGATGCGGGTGAGAGGTAGAGCGTGGCCGCCAGTGCCACCAGAATCGCGAAGAGGGTAATGACGAGTTTCTTCATGCTTCATCCTTGTGCCAATAGTTCTTCAAGCCCTCTGTACGCTAGCATGGCGCTCGCCTCGGGTGCCGACGCGCGCGCTGCGGCCAATCGAATGTCCAGTCCGGGATACCACAGATGACAAGACGACCTCACCTCGCCTCCCTGTTCCTGGCGCTCTGCCTCCTGCCTGGGCTGGGGGTCGCCGCTGGTAAGTGCGAGCGTATGGTGGCCACCGGCAATCCCGAATATCCGCCTTACCTCTGGCGCGACCCCGAGAACCCGAAGCGGCTCATCGGGGCCAATGCGGACCTGCTCAAGAGAATCGCCCAGGAGATCGGTGTCAAGGTGGACATCCTCTACACCGGCCCCTGGTCCCGTGCCCAGGACGAGGTGCGTACCGGTCGGGTCGACCTGATCGCGGGCGCCTTCCTCACCATGCCGCGTCTGGAAACCATGGACTACGTCCACCCGCCTTTCCTCGAAACCCAGAGCGTGGTCTGGGTGAAGCGCGACAAGGCCTTCCCCTACAGTGGTTGGGACGACCTGCGGGAACACACCGGCGGCACCCTGGTGAAGAACAGCTTCGGTGAAGCCTTCGATCGCTACGCCAAGGAAAACCTCAGCCTGGAGGAAGTGCCGAGCCTGACCCAGGCTTACCAGAAGCTTCTGCTGGAACGCACCGACTACGTGCTTTATGAGCGTTATCCCGGGCTGGTGCTGGCCGACACCTTGGGCATGGCTGATGACCTTGTCGCCTTGGAACCACCCATTTCCAGTGAGGGTCTGTACCTGACCCTGTCCCATAACTCGGCCTGCAACGATCCCTGGCTGCGCGGACAGCTGGCGAAGAAAATGACAGAATTGGTCGCCGCTGGTGTACCGGGAGCCCTGCTGCAGAACAACCTGGAACGCTGGAAGGCGCTCCAGCTGCAACCGGAGGCTTCCGCAATCCCCGCTGCCCCCGCGACACCCGAATGATTAGGAAACTTCCAGTGAGCAAGACACCCCTGTTTGCTGCCGGACTGGCCCTGCTGGCCCTGTCCGGCTGCGCCAACGACCCCGCTCCCATCGAGCAGATGCGCCTGACCCAGAAGGCGGTGGAGCAGGCCAAGGCCGTGGGCGCGACCGAGCAGATCGAGGAAATGAAACTGGCCGAGGAAAAGCTGGCCCTCGCCGAGAAGAACATGGGCGAAGAAGACTTCAAGCGCGCCCGGATCCTGGCCGAGCAGGCTGAACTGGATGCCCGCCTGGCCGAAGCCAGGGTGCTGACGAAGAAGAGCCAGGACCAGTTGAAGGACCTGGTCGCTCGTATTGATCGCCTGCGCAAGCAGTTGGGGGAAGTCCAGTGAAGTCGAACGCCATACTGGGTCTCGGCCTGATCCTCGGCCTGGGCCTGCTAAGCGGTTGCGCCAGTCCGCAGCAGACCGAGCAGAGCCTGGAGCAGGCTCGGAAGCTGTTTCAGCAGGTGAAGGAAGACCAGAGCGTCCTGGCCAGTGCGCCCAAGGACGTGATCCGCGCCGGTGAGTCCCTTGGGCGCGCCGAGCGCCTGTCCAGCTACTGGGGCAACGACAAGGACGTGATCCACTACGCCTACCTCAGCCAGCGCTACAGCGAGATTGCACTGCAGCACAGCGAGCAGAGCCAGAACCAGACCCGCGCCGCCAAGCTCCAGCTCGAACGCGAGCGCCTGCAACTGGCCCTGCGCGAAGCCAAGCTGCTCAGCGTCCAGCAGCAGGGCAAGTGGCTGGAGGAACAGATGATCGCCCTGGCGGCCACGGAAACCGATCGCGGCCTGGTGATGACATTGGGCGACGTGCTGTTCGACACCGGCCGCGCCGACCTCAAGGGATCCGCCAATCGCACCATCCTCAAGCTGGTGCAGTTTCTCCAGCTCAATCCGCGACGTGTCGTGCGCATCGAGGGATACACCGACAGCAGCGGCGCCAAGGCTGACAACCTTCGCCTCTCCACGGATCGCGCCCAGGCCGTGGCTGACGCCCTGATCGACCTTGGCATCGACGCCAAGCGCATCCAGGTCCAGGGCTACGGAGAAGCCTTCCCGGTGGCGGAGAACGCCTCCAATCGAGGCCGGGCCCAGAACCGTCGGGTGGAAATCGTCTTCTCCAACGAGAAGGGCGAACTGGGCCACGCTCGCTGAGCCCGATCCGGACAGCCCCGGTTGCCGTTGGGCGCCGGGGCTTTTTCATGCCTGGACAAATTCACTGTATCGCCCACACTTTTTTGATCTGTACCGGTGCAGTTTTGCCTGGATCAGATAGTGTTTCGGTTCAGTGATACAGGTGCCGCCCTCATGACCAATCTGTTGCTCTATCAACGCATCGCCCAGCAACTGGCCGATGACATCCGTCGTGGTGTCTACCAGCCCGGAGAGCGTGTCCCCTCGGTGCGCAAGCTCAGCGCCCAGCTCAGCGTCAGCCACGCCACCGTGTTGCAGGCTTATGCCAGCCTGGAGGACCAGGGCCTGATCCGCGCCCGTCCGCAATCCGGCTTCTACGTGCACCAGACGCCCGCCCTGACCGCCTCCACCCCGGATATCGCCCGGGTCGAGCGTCCCGGCCTGGTCACCCGGGCGAGCATCATCCAGCAGGTGCTGGCCGAGTCCCGCCGTGAAGGCGTCTTCCCGCTGGGCGCGGCGGTGCCCCACGTGGACTACCTGCCGGTTCGCACCCTTCACCAGCAACTGGCCAAGGTGACCCGTTTCCACAGCCCGCGCGCGTTCAGCTACATGTTCAGCCCGGGCTTCGAGCCCCTGCGTCGCCAGGTGGCGATCCGCATGCGCGACGCCGGTGTGGTGGTGGACCCGAGCGAGGTGGTCATCACCCACGGTTGCGTGGACGCCCTGCAGATGAGCCTGCGGGTGCTGACCCGTCCTGGCGACCTGATCGCCACCGAGTCACCCACCTATTACGGCCTGCTGCAGCTGGCGGACCTGCTGGGCCTCAAGGTGATCGAGATTCCCAGCGACCCCACCACCGGCATCAGCCTCGAGGCCCTGCAACTGGCGGCCAACCAATGGCCCATCAAGGCCCTGGTGCTTACCGCGCGGCTCAGCAATCCCCTGGGAGGCACCATCCCCGAGGATCGCCAGAAACAGCTCTTGCGCCTGGCTTCGGATTTCGACATCCAGATCGTCGAGGACGATATCTACGGCGAGCTGATGTTCGACCAGGGACCGTCCAAGGCCATCAAGGCCTATGACCTGGACGACCGGGTGATCTACTGCTCCAGCTTCTCCAAGACCCTCTCGCCCGGGGTGCGCATCGGCTGGATGATCGCCGGCAAGTACCAGGCGGAAATCCAGCGATTGCAGACCTTCAGCACGCACTCGGCCTGCAGCGTCACCCAGATGGGCGTGGCTGCCTACCTGGAGAACGGCGGCTATGACCGGCACCTGCGTTACATCCGCCAGGAGTACCGGAAGAACCTCACCGCCTTCCAGCTGGGGGTGCAGCAGTACTTCCCGGAAGGCACCCAGATCACCCGGCCCAACGGCGGTTTCATCCTCTGGATCAGCCTGCCGGCCAAGGTCAACACCAAGGACCTGCATGTGCGGGCGCTGCAGCAGGGCATCAGCATCGCACCGGGGCTGATCTTCAGTAACACCGAGCAGTTCAACCACTGTGTACGGTTGAACTGCGGCATTCCGTGGAACCGCGAGGCCGAGCGCGCCATCATGACCCTCGGCATGCTGGCCCGGCAGCTGTGCCAGGAAGCGGGCCTCTAGAAAAAACGGGCCGGCTTAACCCTGTCCAACGCGGGCGTCCGTCCAAGGGAATGAACAGCTCATTCATTCCCCCTGGAGGCGCCCATGCCCAGTCAATCCCTGTCATCGCGATGCTCCCTGGCCACCGGCTGTGGCCTGGGTGCGCTGCTGCTTCTGGTCGCCTGCAGTGCCCAGGATGCCGGGTCGCCCGGCGGCAAGTCCGAAGTGCCTCCGGCCTCACCGGTCGCACAGCCCGAATCCCTGGCGCGGATGCAGGAGTCGCTTGCCGCTCCCGCGCCGTCATCTCGGGCCGCCGGCTATGCCGTCGAGTCGAAGAAGCTCATGGCGCCCGCGCCCGACCTGTTGCCGCCCGGCTATCGCGACCTGCCCCGGGAGCAGTACCAGCACCTGGCGGACAACCCGGTCCGCGAGGTGGCGCGGGACCCCGTTTCCACCTTCAGCATCGATGTCGACACCGGCAGCTACGCCAACGTGCGGCGCTTCCTCAACGGCGGCCAGTTGCCGCCGGCCGATGCGGTGCGCCTCGAAGAAATGGTCAACTACTTCCCTTACCAGTATCCGTTGCCGGAGGGCGACGCGCCGTTCGGGATCGGCATCGAGCTGGCGCAGACTCCCTGGAATCCCGAAACCCGCCTGTTGCGTGTGGCGATCAGGGCCTCCGACAGCCGGGTCGAGCAACTGCCCCCGGCCAACCTCGTCTTCCTCGTGGACGTCTCCGGCTCCATGGATCGCCGCGAAGGCCTGCCCATGGTGCAGGGCACCCTCAAACTGCTGGTGGACCAGCTGCGACCGGAGGATCGCGTGTCCCTGGTCACCTACGCCGGTGACGCGCGGGTCGTACTTGAATCCACCTCGGGCCGCGACAAGGCGAAGATCCGCTCTGCCATCGACCGGCTCAGCGCCGGTGGTTCCACGGCGGGCGAGTCCGGTATCCAGCTGGCCTACGCGGAAGCGCAGCGGGGCCTGATCCCGGGCGGGATCAACCGCATCCTGCTGGCCACCGACGGTGACTTCAACGTCGGCATCAGCGATTTCGACAGCCTCAGGCGACTGGCGGCGGAGAAGCGCCAGGGCGGCGTGTCCCTCACCACCCTGGGATTCGGCGTCGACAACTACAACGAGCGGCTGATGGAGCAACTGGCCGATGCCGGCGACGGCAACTACGCCTACATCGACACTCTGCGGGAGGCGCGCAAGGTCCTGGTGGACCAGCTCGCCTCGACCCTCTCGGTGGTCGCCCGGGACGTGAAGCTGCAGCTGGAATTCAACCCTGCCCGGGTCAGCGAGTACCGCCTGCTGGGCTACGAGAACCGCGCCCTGGCCCGGGAGGACTTCAGCGACGACAAGGTGGATGCCGGAGAAATCGGTGCCGGCCATGCCCTGACCGCCCTTTACGAAATCGTTCCCGCAGGGGGCAAGGGATGGTTGGAGCCCTTGCGCTACCCGTCGACGCCCAGGGCCGCAGGCAAGGCAGATGAGCTCGCCTGGCTGCGGGTGCGCTACAAGACCCCGGGGGAAGCGCGGAGTCGCCTGCTGGAGCGTCCCATCGCTGCCGGCGACGTCGCGAACCCGCCCAGCGAGGACCTGCGGTTCGCCGCTGCGGTCGCCGCCTTCGCCCAGCAGCTCAAGGGGGGCCGCTACACCGGAGACTTCAGCCTGGACGACAGCCTGCGCCTGGCCCGCGCGGCCCGGGGCGACGATCCTTTCGGCCTGCGTGGGGAGTTCGTGCAACTGGTGGAGCTCGCCCAAAGCCTGCACACTTCGGCACCGTCCCACGCACGGAACGAATGAAGTGAACGCGACCCCCACGGACGATGATGCCGCCTTGCTGCGACGCTACCGCAGCGGCGATGCCGAGGCCTTTGGCGTGCTCTATGCGCGCCACCGCCTCGGCCTGTTTCGTTTCCTCCGCGGCCTCTGCGGCGACGCCGCCCTGGCCGAGGAAATTTTCCAGGAAACCTGGCTGAACCTGATCCGGAGCGGCTCCGAGCCCCTCGGGCAGGCCAGCTTCCGCACCTGGCTCTACCAGATCGCCCGCAACCGCCTGATCGACCATTGGCGCAAGCAGGGTCGCCTGCAGGCCAGGCTGGAGGCCTTCGACGAGTCGCTGCACGCCGATGCCCTCCCAGGCCGCAGCCCGGAGCCCGACCATGAGCTGGTGCTGAGCCGGGACCGGCAGCGGCTGCATGCGGCCCTGGACGAGCTGCCAGGCGAACAGCGGGAGGTTTTCCTGCTGCGGGCCCACGGTGATCTGGAGTTGGTCGAGATCGCCGAACTCACCCGCACCCCCGCCGAGACGGTGAAGAGCCGTCTCCGCTATGCATTGCAGAAGTTGCGTCGGCTGCTGGCCGACCCGGCCGAGGCCGAGGAGGTATCCCCATGAACCGAGACCCGCACGAACCCGATGCCCTGGAACGGGAGCTGCTCGAACACTACCGCCGACACAGCCATGACGAACCCGGTACCGCCCTGGACCAGCGCATCCTCGCCGCCGCGGCGCAGGCCGCCCAGCGTCCTGCGCCGTCCCGGCCGGGCCTGGGCGAACGCCTGCACGCCTGGCTCTTCGGCCCTGGCGGCCGCCAGCGCTGGGCGGTGGCGATGGCGGGCTTCGCCACCCTGGGCATTGGCCTCAGCCTGACCCTGAGGACCCAGCAACAGGCCGAGGAGCGCTTCGATGCGCCGCCGGCCAGCGTCGCCCCCCAAGTCGCCCCGGCTCCGGCCCGGTCGGCTCAGGCTCCGTCTGCGCGGCTGGCCGAGCCCGCCACGGCGGAGAAGAAAAAGGCCGAGGCACTCTCCCATCAACTCGAGCGTGGAGAGGGGGTACGGATGCCGGAGCCGGCGGTGGCTCCGTTGATGGAGTCGGCCGCACCGGAGGTGCAACCCGAGCCGGAGGCCAGCCTGCGCCTCGTGCTGCAATTGAAGGCCGAGGGCAAGCCTGCGGATGCCCAGCGGTTGCTCGACGAGCTCCAGGCGCGCTTTCCACAGCGTGATATGGCGGCCGAGTTGCGCAGGCTGGAATCCCGGCCTTGATGTCGGGCTTGCCTGGGGTGCAGGGAAGAGGGAGCATGGCGCCATCCCCGATAGCCGCCCCCGTCATCATGCGATCGATCAGTTCCCTGTGTGCTGCGCTGGCCTTGCTCCTGCTGGCCGGCTGCGACAAGGAGCCGCCGGCGCCGCCCAAGGCCCCACCGGCCCCACCGCCCATCACCCGTGCTCCCGAGCCCGTCGCCCCGGGGGCCGGCGAACCCGCGCAAGTCGCACCGCCTCCTGAGCCGGTGCCAGCGACGCCCGAACCGGCCCCCAAGCCGGTTTCGCCACCACCGGCGCCGGCCAACGCCACGCCGCCGGAGCCGCCCAGTGCCAAGGCGCCCCTGCCCAAGGTCAAGCTCGACCTCAGCCTGCCCAGCGAGCTGGTGGAGCAGGTCCAGCCGGGTGACGCCACCGACGCCCTCCCGGAGCAGCCCTTGCTGCCGCAGATGTTCGTGGAGAAGCCGCTGCCGGAAAGCCCGTTCCAGCTCAATGGCAAGCTGATCACCAATGAGCGCGAGGACGACTACTGGCGCTCCGTGGAGGGGGCCGAGCTGCAATTCGAGTTCAAGCGGTAGCGATCGGCGCCTGAGTGCTGGCGTCGCCCCTCGGGTGCAGTCGGCAGGATGGCGTGGAGTTCAGCTAAACCCAGGGCGTGCCTTGACCCCGCACCGCCGCCGCTGGTGCGGAGGACGGTTCGGCATGTCCGCCTTCCCCAGGCGCCGGGCTCAATCGAGGAACAGGTCGGGCACCAGGCTGCCGCCCTCCGGGTCGAAGCGGTAGTGCTCGAATTCGGTCTGGCCCAGCTCGCGGAGGATGTCCTCGTCCACCATCAGGCGCCCGGTGATGCGGCGGCCTTCACTGGACAGGATGGCGTGGGCGGCGTCGGCCATGATGACCGGGGTGCGGGCGCGCTTGAAGGCGTCGCGGCTGCCCAGTTCGAACTCGATGGCGGCGGTGGCGATCATGGTCCTTGGCCACAGCGAGTTGACGCTGATGCCGTACTTCTTGAACTCCTCGCTCATGCCCAGCGTGAGCATGCTCATGCCGTACTTGGTCACGGTGTAGGGGCCGTGCTGGGCGAACCATTTCGGATCCAGGTTGAGCGGTGGGGAGAGATTGAGGATGTGCCCGCCCGCGCTTTTCTTCAGGTAGGGCAGGGCGGCCTGGCTGCAGACCATCACCGCGCGGGTGTTGATCTGGTACATCAGGTCGAAGCGCTTGGGCTCCAATCGTTCCACCCCCACCAGCTTGATGGCGCCGGCGTTGTTGACCAGCGCGTCGACACCGCCGAAGTGCCCGGCGGCCCTGGCCATGGCCTCGCGCACGGCGGACTCGTCACGCACGTCCAGCTGCAAGGGCAGGGCGCGGCCGCCAGCGGCTTCCACTTCCTCGGCGACGCTGTGGATGGTGCCTTCCAGCTTGGGATGGGGTTCGGCGCTCTTGGCGGCGATCACGATGTTGGCGCCATCGGCAGCGGCGCGCAGGGCGATCTCGCGGCCGATGCCACGGCTGGCACCGGTGATGAACAGGGTCTTGCCGGAAAGGGACATGGGGTTGCTCCTGTTGTTGTCTGGGCCCTGGCTACTCAATGCAGTCGAGCCGTGCGGTTCGAGCGGTTGTTCAATCGGCGGCTTCGACTTCCACCAGCACCTGGCGGCTCTTCACCTGGTCGCCGGCATTGACCTGCACGCGGCGGACGGTGCCATCCATTGCGGCTTTCAGCGGGTGTTCCATCTTCATGGCTTCCAGCACCACCAGCAGCTGGCCCTTGCCGACCCGGGCGCCTTCTTCCACCAGTACTTCGACTATGGCGCCGTCCATGGGCGCCC
This genomic window from Pseudomonas furukawaii contains:
- a CDS encoding alpha/beta fold hydrolase, encoding MKKLVITLFAILVALAATLYLSPASLTTGARLVEQHLAGLSGRRTVVGDLSIHYYEGGPAKGETVLMIHGFAANKDNWLRFARHLTPRYHVIALDLPGFGDSDRPAGSYDVGTQAERVASFIDALELGRVHLVGNSMGGHIAALLAARHPQYVRSLALFNNSGINAPRESELFRLLEQGQANPLVVRRAEDFQRMLEFVFVEPPSLPAQVKTYLAQQSMANEAHYDEVFRQLRERYIPLEPELPRIEAPALLLWCDRDRVLDVSSIEVMKPLLRKPSVVIMEHCGHAPMIERPEETARQYQAFLEHSAD
- a CDS encoding substrate-binding periplasmic protein, translated to MTRRPHLASLFLALCLLPGLGVAAGKCERMVATGNPEYPPYLWRDPENPKRLIGANADLLKRIAQEIGVKVDILYTGPWSRAQDEVRTGRVDLIAGAFLTMPRLETMDYVHPPFLETQSVVWVKRDKAFPYSGWDDLREHTGGTLVKNSFGEAFDRYAKENLSLEEVPSLTQAYQKLLLERTDYVLYERYPGLVLADTLGMADDLVALEPPISSEGLYLTLSHNSACNDPWLRGQLAKKMTELVAAGVPGALLQNNLERWKALQLQPEASAIPAAPATPE
- a CDS encoding DUF4398 domain-containing protein yields the protein MSKTPLFAAGLALLALSGCANDPAPIEQMRLTQKAVEQAKAVGATEQIEEMKLAEEKLALAEKNMGEEDFKRARILAEQAELDARLAEARVLTKKSQDQLKDLVARIDRLRKQLGEVQ
- a CDS encoding OmpA family protein; the encoded protein is MKSNAILGLGLILGLGLLSGCASPQQTEQSLEQARKLFQQVKEDQSVLASAPKDVIRAGESLGRAERLSSYWGNDKDVIHYAYLSQRYSEIALQHSEQSQNQTRAAKLQLERERLQLALREAKLLSVQQQGKWLEEQMIALAATETDRGLVMTLGDVLFDTGRADLKGSANRTILKLVQFLQLNPRRVVRIEGYTDSSGAKADNLRLSTDRAQAVADALIDLGIDAKRIQVQGYGEAFPVAENASNRGRAQNRRVEIVFSNEKGELGHAR
- a CDS encoding aminotransferase-like domain-containing protein; the protein is MTNLLLYQRIAQQLADDIRRGVYQPGERVPSVRKLSAQLSVSHATVLQAYASLEDQGLIRARPQSGFYVHQTPALTASTPDIARVERPGLVTRASIIQQVLAESRREGVFPLGAAVPHVDYLPVRTLHQQLAKVTRFHSPRAFSYMFSPGFEPLRRQVAIRMRDAGVVVDPSEVVITHGCVDALQMSLRVLTRPGDLIATESPTYYGLLQLADLLGLKVIEIPSDPTTGISLEALQLAANQWPIKALVLTARLSNPLGGTIPEDRQKQLLRLASDFDIQIVEDDIYGELMFDQGPSKAIKAYDLDDRVIYCSSFSKTLSPGVRIGWMIAGKYQAEIQRLQTFSTHSACSVTQMGVAAYLENGGYDRHLRYIRQEYRKNLTAFQLGVQQYFPEGTQITRPNGGFILWISLPAKVNTKDLHVRALQQGISIAPGLIFSNTEQFNHCVRLNCGIPWNREAERAIMTLGMLARQLCQEAGL
- a CDS encoding vWA domain-containing protein, which encodes MPSQSLSSRCSLATGCGLGALLLLVACSAQDAGSPGGKSEVPPASPVAQPESLARMQESLAAPAPSSRAAGYAVESKKLMAPAPDLLPPGYRDLPREQYQHLADNPVREVARDPVSTFSIDVDTGSYANVRRFLNGGQLPPADAVRLEEMVNYFPYQYPLPEGDAPFGIGIELAQTPWNPETRLLRVAIRASDSRVEQLPPANLVFLVDVSGSMDRREGLPMVQGTLKLLVDQLRPEDRVSLVTYAGDARVVLESTSGRDKAKIRSAIDRLSAGGSTAGESGIQLAYAEAQRGLIPGGINRILLATDGDFNVGISDFDSLRRLAAEKRQGGVSLTTLGFGVDNYNERLMEQLADAGDGNYAYIDTLREARKVLVDQLASTLSVVARDVKLQLEFNPARVSEYRLLGYENRALAREDFSDDKVDAGEIGAGHALTALYEIVPAGGKGWLEPLRYPSTPRAAGKADELAWLRVRYKTPGEARSRLLERPIAAGDVANPPSEDLRFAAAVAAFAQQLKGGRYTGDFSLDDSLRLARAARGDDPFGLRGEFVQLVELAQSLHTSAPSHARNE
- a CDS encoding RNA polymerase sigma factor; amino-acid sequence: MNATPTDDDAALLRRYRSGDAEAFGVLYARHRLGLFRFLRGLCGDAALAEEIFQETWLNLIRSGSEPLGQASFRTWLYQIARNRLIDHWRKQGRLQARLEAFDESLHADALPGRSPEPDHELVLSRDRQRLHAALDELPGEQREVFLLRAHGDLELVEIAELTRTPAETVKSRLRYALQKLRRLLADPAEAEEVSP
- a CDS encoding flagellar biosynthesis protein FlhF, whose amino-acid sequence is MNRDPHEPDALERELLEHYRRHSHDEPGTALDQRILAAAAQAAQRPAPSRPGLGERLHAWLFGPGGRQRWAVAMAGFATLGIGLSLTLRTQQQAEERFDAPPASVAPQVAPAPARSAQAPSARLAEPATAEKKKAEALSHQLERGEGVRMPEPAVAPLMESAAPEVQPEPEASLRLVLQLKAEGKPADAQRLLDELQARFPQRDMAAELRRLESRP
- a CDS encoding SDR family oxidoreductase, which translates into the protein MSLSGKTLFITGASRGIGREIALRAAADGANIVIAAKSAEPHPKLEGTIHSVAEEVEAAGGRALPLQLDVRDESAVREAMARAAGHFGGVDALVNNAGAIKLVGVERLEPKRFDLMYQINTRAVMVCSQAALPYLKKSAGGHILNLSPPLNLDPKWFAQHGPYTVTKYGMSMLTLGMSEEFKKYGISVNSLWPRTMIATAAIEFELGSRDAFKRARTPVIMADAAHAILSSEGRRITGRLMVDEDILRELGQTEFEHYRFDPEGGSLVPDLFLD